Below is a window of Undibacterium sp. YM2 DNA.
GCTTTTTCAGTATTGCTGGCGGAGATGGTGAGATTCGAACTCACGATTCAGGTTACCCCAAATGCTTCCTTAGCAGGGAAGTGCCTTCGGCCACTCGGCCACATCTCCACACTATTGCAGCCGCTAAAACTCAGCTGCAATTGAGACCGTGATAATAGCTGCTTGTATGACTTTGGTCAACAGTCAGGCCAGAAAAAATTTTATGCGCTTTCCAGGCCAAATGCTTTGTGCAGGGCGCGGACTGCCAGTTCCATGTATTTTTCATCAATCAGGACCGAAATCTTGATTTCTGAGGTGGAGATCATCTGGATATTGATGCCCTCTTCCGACAAGGTACGGAACATCTGGGAAGCGATGCCAACATGGCTGCGCATGCCTACGCCAACGACGGAGACCTTGGATACCTTGGAGTCACCAACGATGCTGCCGGCACCGATATGGGCCTTGACGCTGTTTTCCAGCACGTCCATGGCCTTGGTGTATTCGCCGCGTGGTACAGTGAAGGTAAAATCAGTCTTGCCTTCGACGGACTGGTTCTGGATGATCATATCGACTTCGATATTGGCATCAGCAACCGGGCCCAGGATTTGATAGGCGATGCCTGGCCTGTCTGGCACACCCAGGACGGTGATTTTTGCTTCATCACGGTTAAACGCGATGCCGGTGATGGTAGCTTGTTCCATGTGTGTATCTTCCTCAAACGAAATCAGGGTGCCGGAATTCGCTTCTTCTTCCAGCGGTATTAATGGGTCAGTCAGTGATGACAAAACGCGGGTAGGCATGCGGTAGTTACCGGCAAATTCGACGGAGCGGATTTGCAGTACTTTGGAACCCAGCGAAGCCATTTCCAGCATTTCTTCAAAGGTAACGGTATTCAGGCGGCGCGCATCAGATACCACGCGTGGATCGGTCGTGTAGACTCCGTCAACGTCTGTATAAATCAGGCATTCTTGCGCCTTGAGTGCTGCAGCAACAGCTACGGCAGAGGTATCAGAGCCGCCACGACCCAGGGTCGTGATATTACCCAGCTCATCCACACCCTGGAAGCCGGTGATGATGACGATCTTGCCTGCATCAAGGTCAGCCTTGACCTTGGCTTCATCAATCGAGGCGATCCTGGCCTTGGTGTGGGCAGAATCCGTCTTGATGGCAACTTGCCAGCCTGCATAGGACACGGCTTGCTTGCCTATCGCTTGCAGGGCAATGGCCAGCAAACCGACAGAGACCTGTTCGCCGGTAGAAGCGATCATGTCGAGTTCACGGGGATCAGGCTGGGCAGAAATTTCTTTTGCCAGGCCGATGATACGATTTGTTTCACCAGACATTGCTGAAGGCACCACGACTATCTGGTGACCGGCATCATGCCATTTGGCGACGCGCTTGGCGACGTTCTTGATGCGTTCTGTCGAACCCATCGAAGTACCGCCGTATTTGTGGACGATTAAAGCCATAGATATAGAAACTAAGATAGAAGACTAAAGGGTGAAAAATGCGGAAAATCAACCTCTTACTGTACATGCTGCCCTGCAAAATAACAAGGCACTTGCACGCAGAAAACCTGAAGAAATGCTGGCTCAAGGTTTGGCAAAAGCAAATTTTCTACAGAAGCATGGTTATTCAATCAAGGAATTTGCAAGAAAGCGGGTGTCTGTGGAACTGCGGGAGAAAGAAAAATGATTGATGGCATTCAGGAATAATGCCTATCGCAGCGGACAGAGTGTGAAATACTTCTGTTTTTATGTTTTAAATCAAGGAGTTGATAAAACATACTCCAGACCAGTATATTGGATTGACAGCATCATCGATCATTTCATCAGGACCCGGAATCGCAAATTACTTATTTGCATATCAATATAAGAATTCAATTGATATGCAAATTTTGCGCGCAACTGCCTAATTTATTTTTTAGCGTATTTGGAAAACAGGCGACGCCAGCCTTCATGGCCCAGCTCGCGCATGGTTGCCATATTCTTTTCATAAATTTGCTCAGCCTCAGGGAAAGCCTCAACTGCCCTGTCTATGCTTTCTTCACGCAGCAGATGCAGGGTCGGATAGGGGGAGCGATTGGTGTAGTTTTCTATATCATCCGGCTCGGTACCGGCGAACTGGTAATCAGGATGGAAGCTGGCAATTTGCAAGATGCCGTCGAGCTCCATTTCCTCCAGCATGCCATCGGCGACATCGAGGAAATCATTGAAGTCCAGGAAATCATGCAAGGCCAGGGGATGGATCAGCAAAGTGGTTTCTATCTTCTCGGGATTGGCTTCTGCCAGCAATTCGAGCTCGCGCTCCAGGTCTTCCAATAAGCTGTCTGGCGTTTTTGCTTCGCTGACGACATAGCGTACCTGCTGCTTGACTTGCACAGCCTTGGCAAAGGGGCAGAGGTTCAGACCGATGACGGCCTTGTCCAGCCAGGCTGCGGTTGCGGAAATGACGTCGTCGGTGTTTATGAGATTGCTGGGCATGATGTACAAAAAAAGAGTGAAGGCCCGAGAATAACATGGCAAATTTGCTGATGCATGACATCCGACAATTTTGCATGATATGCACAGTATTTCAGAGCCTTCAACCCTTGCACCCTGCCCTGCTGTTCAGTCTTTACTTCGCCTCACCAGCAATGGCTTTGTAGCTGACCGCACCCAGCACAGCACCAACGACAGGTGCAAGCCAGAACAGCCACAATTGCTGCAGAGCCCAGCCGCCCACATAGATGGCCACGCCTGTACTACGTGCAGGATTGACCGAGGTATTGGTGACAGGGATGCTGATCAGATGTATCAGCGTCAAACCCAGGCCAATAGCGATAGGTGCAAAACCCTGTGGTGCACGGCTGTCGGTAGCACCAAGGATGATGACCAGAAACATCATCGTCATGACAACCTCAGTCACCAGTGCCGCCACCATGGAATAACCACCAGGCGAATGCTCACCGTAACCATTCGAAGCAAAGCCGCCAGACACGTCAAAACCGGCCTTGCCGCTGGCAATCAGATACAGGACACCACCGGCAACAATACCGCCCAATACCTGGGCGACGATGTAAGGCAGTAATTTGTTGGCAGGAAAACGGCCACCTGCCCATAAGCCTATAGAGACCGCGGGATTAAGATGACAGCCAGAGATATGGCCTATCGCATAAGCCATGGTCAGCACAGTCAGACCAAAAGCCAGCGACACACCGTGCAAGCCTATGCCCACACCAGGGAAAGCCGCTGCCAGCACTGCGCTGCCGCAACCGCCAAGTACCAGCCAGAATGTTCCCAAAAATTCAGCTCCATATTGTTTCATTTTTTCACTCACTTTTCTAAGGTATGGGTTGCCCGGTTTTGCTGCCTGGCAGATTCCAGATCGCGCCAGCACAGTGAGCAACAATATAACAAACTTATATTGCCTTATTGTTAAAATGTGTGATGTATTGCTATTTTTTACCTGACCAGGCGGATAAATTAAACATGTTTTTCAAATAAGCTGAACAAGACTTATTGAAAGAAACAAGAGGCTAATAAAAAAAGCGAACACAAGGTTCGCTTTTTTAACTGATTACAGCACTAATGCTGCCAGAACATCAAATTTCTTCGTACAAAGGCAGAGTCAGGAATTCAGCAAAGTCTTCCGACGTTGACATCTCTTCAAAAATTTGCGCTGCACGGTCATAAGTAGGGCCTGTACCTGCCACTTCTTTCACCTTGGCCAGCTCTTCCGGGATCATGGCGCGGACCATGTCGGCGGTGACCTTGCGGCCATCTTCCAGATTGCCCTTGGCAGAACGTATCCATTGCCAGACTTGTGAGCGACTGATTTCTGCAGTTGCAGCATCTTCCATGAGGTTATGGATAGGCACGCAACCATTGCCAGCAAGCCATGCGCCGAGGTAATGAATACCGACGTTGATGTTGTAACGCAAGCCCGCCTCAGTGATCGGTGTTTCTGGCTGGAAGTTCAGCAAGTCTTTGGCGCTGACTTCGATATCAGGGCGTTGTTTGGAAATCTGGTTCGGTGCATCGCCCAATACTTTCTTGAACTCTGTCATCGCCAGATCGACCAGGCCTGGGTGAGCAACCCATCCGCCATCGTAGCCATCTGTTGCATCACGGGCTTTGTCATTGCGCACGCCGCCCATGGCAATCTCGTTTTTCTCTGGATCGTTCTTGATAGGAATCAGTGCGGCCATGCCACCAATTGCCGGTGCATTACGCTTGTGGCAGGTTTTCAGCAACAGCAAGGCATAAGAACGCATGAAAGGCGCGGTCATCGTGACCTTGGCGCGGTCCGCCAGGCAGAAGTCTTTGTCGTTCTTGAACTTCTTGATGCAGGAGAAGATGTAATCCCAGCGACCAGCGTTCAAGCCTGAGCTATGCTCACGCAGTTCATACAAAATCTCATCCATCTCGAACGCAGCAACGATGGTTTCGATCAGCACTGTGGCCTTGATCGTACCTTGTGCCAGACCGATTTCATTTTGTGCCATGACGAAAATATCGTTCCACAGGCGCGCTTCCAGGTGGGATTCCATCTTGGGCAGATAGAAGTAAGGGCCAGCGCCGCGTGCCAGTTGTTCTTTGGCGTTATGGAACAGGAACAGGGCGAAATCAAAAATGCCGCCAGAGATGCGCTTGCCATCGACGAGCACATGCTTTTCATCGAGGTGCCAGCCACGTGGGCGCACGACCAGAGTGGCGATCTTGTCGTTCAGTTTGTAGGATTTACCGTTTTGCTCCAGACTGATAGTGCGGCGCACGGCGTCGCGCATATTGATCTGACCAGTGATCTGGTTATCCCAGTTTGGGGTATTGGAATCTTCAAAGTCAGTCATGTAGCTGTCAGCGCCAGAGTTGAAGGCGTTGATGACCATCTTGCGCTCTACCGGGCCTGTGATTTCTACACGACGACATTCCAGTGCTTTTGGAATAGGAGCGATCTTCCAGTCACCTTCGCGGATATGACGTGTTTCTGGCAGGAAGTCTGGCTGTTCACCGGCATCCAGGCGCTTCGCACGTTCTACGCGGGCAGCCAGCAATTCCTGACGGCGTGGCTCGAAAGCGCGGCTCAGTTTGGCAACCAGGGCCAGGGCATCTGGGGTCAAAATTTCGGCAAAGCCTGGCTTGATTTCGCCGCTGATTTGCATGCCTTCAGGTAAAGTCAGTTGTGTCATTGTAGTCTCCAAAAAATGAATTAAAACGAAATCAGTTGCGGTGTTTTGCTATAAAGGGAATCAGGTCTTTGAGCGTGTGCCCTACACCATGCGGCGTCACGCCCAGTTGTTCCAGAGGTGCGTTTTGCCGATTGACCCAGAAGGTGGTGTAACCAAACCAGGTGGCGCAACAGGCATCCCAGCAATTGCTGGACACAAACAAAATATTTTTTGCTGGCACACCATATACATCGGGTGCCATTTGATAGGCTTCAGGTGCGGTCTTGAATTTTTTGACGACTTCGACCGACAGCAAATGGCTGAATATGCCCTGCATGCCTGCCGCATCCACCGCTGACTGTAGCATGTGCAGGTTACCGTTCGATAAAATCGACATTTTCATGTCTTGTGCCTGCAAGGCTTGCAGGACCGGCAGGTTTTCAGGAAAAGCTTTCAGCCGTGCATACTGGCCCATCAGGCTGTTTTGTGCATCCAGCGTCAAATCCAGATCCAGTTTCTGGCAGCAAAATATCAACGCATCCTGGGTAACTTCCCAGAATGGCTTGTACATGCTGCACATGGTGCGCAGGCGGGTGTATTCAATCTGCTTGTCGCGCCACAGTTCTGCCAGTGCCCTGCCCTTGCCAGGAAAAAGCTTGTCTGCCAGTTCGCTGATGGAATACACATCAAACAGGGTACCGTAGGCGTCAAAGGCGATGGCAGAGATGGTCATGGTTTTATTGATTGCGCTGAATGTGAGACTGGCCTGGATGTGAAAAATTAAATAGCAAACATCATGAAAGCAGTATATTCAATATAAAATACTATAATCATCGAATTTCATCACTACATCTTTTCATTTTAGTTGCAAATGAAGAGTTAACCAGCCAGGCTGTCATGGATCAATTCAAACAAATTTCTACCTTTGCTGAAGTGGCAACACGCGGCAGCCTGTCTGCAGCCGCCCGTGCTGAAGGCGTGGCCCCGGCTATGATAGGCCGCCGTCTGGATGCGCTGGAAGAAAGACTGGGGGTCAAACTCTTGCAACGCACCACACGCAAGCTGGCGCTGACCAATGAGGGCGAAGCCTTTCTCGAAGATTGCCAGCGCATCCTCGCAGACCTGGAAGCAGCGGAAGGTGCGGTATCAGAACGCAGCGCCCGTGCTAGCGGTACGCTGACGATTTCAGCCCCCGCAGGTTTTGGCCGCCAGCATGTGGCCCCGCTGATGCCCTCGTTTTTAAGTGAGCACCGCGATGTGAAGCTGACGCTAAGCCTGAATGACCGGGTCGTTGATTTGATCGGTGAGGGTATAGACGTGGCGATACGCATTGCAGCTTTGACGGACTCTAACCTGATAGGCGTCAAACTGGCGGACAACAAGCGTGTCGTGGTTGCCTCCCCTGCCTATATCAAACGCCATGGCACACCGAACACCCTGGATGAACTCAGCAGACACAATTGCCTGGCTTTCAGTGCCGATGGCAGCCAGCGTGGCTGGACCTTTCGCCAGAACGGCAAGAATGTCACGCTCAAGGTGGAAGGCAATATGGTCTGCAATGACGGCGAAGTGCTACACGACTGGGCATTGTCAGGCAAAGGCCTGGCCTGGCGCTCCATGTGGGAAGTGGGTGCAGAAATTGAATCAGGCAAGCTGGTCACGGTGCTCGATGAATTCAATGCACCGGGCAATGATATCTATGCGATCTTTGCCCAGCGCCGTCACCTGCCCTTGCGCATACGTGCCTTCATTGACTTTTTGCGTCATGCCTACAGCCAGCCGGATTACTGGCAAAAATCCTGAGCAGGATTTTTGCCATTCAGGTTTGAAAACCCTGAACGTGGAGAATTAAAACTCTTCCCAGTCATCCTGCGCTGCCGAAGCTGCCGGTTTGGCTGTCTTTTTCGGCGTAGCCGGCGTTGCCGCAGGCAGTGATTTGACAGCAGACCGCTTAGTCACAGGATTATCCCTGATGACAGCTTTTGCAGGTGAAACCACGGCAGGTTTGCCACTATTATCTCCCGCATCGTTTGCATCAATCTTGAAGATACTCACAGCATGGTTCAGGTTATTGGCCTGGTCGCGCATGCTGCTGGCCGCCGCTGCAGCCTGCTCCACCAGCGCAGCATTTTGTTGGGTTGCCTCATCCATCTTGCCTATTGCAAGGCTGACCTGGTTGATACCGTCTCTTTGCTCGGCGCTGGCAGATGTGATTTCTGCCATGATATCGGCGACGTTCTTGATGGAGACCACGATTTCGTCCATGGTCTTGCCCGCATCATCGACCAGGCGTGAGCCTACTTCGACTTTATCGACAGAATTGCTGATGAGTTCCTTGATTTCTTTGGCAGCGTTGGCAGAGCGTTGCGCCAGATTGCGCACTTCTGTCGCGACCACAGCAAAACCTCGACCCTGCTCACCCGCACGGGCAGCCTCAACAGCAGCATTCAAAGCCAGAATATTGGTCTGGAAGGCGATGCCGTCAATGACACCAATAATATCGACAATCTTTTTGGAACTTTCCTTGATTGATGACATGGTGTGCACCACATCACCCACCACCTGCCCACCTTTGCTGGCGACCTCAGACGCATTCGATGCAAGGGTATTGGCCTGGCGTGCATTATCGGCATTCTGCTGCACTGTCGATGTCAGCTCTTCCATGGACGAAGCTGTTTCTTCGAGGCTGGCAGCCTGTTGTTCGGTACGGCTGGACAAATCCATGTTGCCAGTCGCAATTTCTTCTGAAGATACAGCGATAGAGCCGCTTGATTGCCGCACCATGGTGACAGTTTGCATGAGGCTCTGACGCATGTTCTCCAGAGCAGTAACAAGTTGCCCCATTTCGTCGCGGGATGTAGGTTTCAACTGCTGGGTCAGGTCACCATTGCCTATCGCCTCAAATTGGCTAATCGCCAACTTCAGTGGATGAGAAATGGCAGCCAACAAAAAGTAGGCAGAGATAAACACTGCAACCAGACCGCCGATCACACCCAATATGTCAACCCACAGGAAGGTAGTAAAAGCCCGCTCGCTATCTTTAAGGGAGTTGGCAGCACCAGCAAATTGATAATCACTGAGCTTGTCCATCTGATCAGAATAGGCGCTGTAGGCTGGCGGCACTATCTTCATATTGATATTGTCAGCTTCTTCCTTATTACCTGCCTTGATGGCATTGAGCATGGGGAGGTGCGCGCTGTTGATGTACTTGTCGCGCAAGGCTGCGACTTCATCAGAAATCTTTTTCTCTTCAGTGTCTTGCGGCAAAGCCAGGTATTTCTTCCAGTAATCTTCAGATTGCTTCAAGTATTCTTCTGAGCGCTTGATCGTTTCCGCAGTGTCCGGGAATTCTGGATGGCCGATAGCCCTGTCCAGAGAAGTACGGGCACGAAGGATAAAGACGCGGGATTGTCCCAGTGCTTCGACCGAAGGCAACTGGTTAGTGAAAATTTCCTTGATGACGGCATTGCTGTTCCTGACGCCATATACTCCCATCAATCCGCCGATAACCAGCATGATTGCCATGAAAGCCATTGCACC
It encodes the following:
- a CDS encoding aspartate kinase; translated protein: MALIVHKYGGTSMGSTERIKNVAKRVAKWHDAGHQIVVVPSAMSGETNRIIGLAKEISAQPDPRELDMIASTGEQVSVGLLAIALQAIGKQAVSYAGWQVAIKTDSAHTKARIASIDEAKVKADLDAGKIVIITGFQGVDELGNITTLGRGGSDTSAVAVAAALKAQECLIYTDVDGVYTTDPRVVSDARRLNTVTFEEMLEMASLGSKVLQIRSVEFAGNYRMPTRVLSSLTDPLIPLEEEANSGTLISFEEDTHMEQATITGIAFNRDEAKITVLGVPDRPGIAYQILGPVADANIEVDMIIQNQSVEGKTDFTFTVPRGEYTKAMDVLENSVKAHIGAGSIVGDSKVSKVSVVGVGMRSHVGIASQMFRTLSEEGINIQMISTSEIKISVLIDEKYMELAVRALHKAFGLESA
- a CDS encoding DUF1415 domain-containing protein — protein: MPSNLINTDDVISATAAWLDKAVIGLNLCPFAKAVQVKQQVRYVVSEAKTPDSLLEDLERELELLAEANPEKIETTLLIHPLALHDFLDFNDFLDVADGMLEEMELDGILQIASFHPDYQFAGTEPDDIENYTNRSPYPTLHLLREESIDRAVEAFPEAEQIYEKNMATMRELGHEGWRRLFSKYAKK
- the aqpZ gene encoding aquaporin Z, yielding MKQYGAEFLGTFWLVLGGCGSAVLAAAFPGVGIGLHGVSLAFGLTVLTMAYAIGHISGCHLNPAVSIGLWAGGRFPANKLLPYIVAQVLGGIVAGGVLYLIASGKAGFDVSGGFASNGYGEHSPGGYSMVAALVTEVVMTMMFLVIILGATDSRAPQGFAPIAIGLGLTLIHLISIPVTNTSVNPARSTGVAIYVGGWALQQLWLFWLAPVVGAVLGAVSYKAIAGEAK
- the aceB gene encoding malate synthase A — protein: MTQLTLPEGMQISGEIKPGFAEILTPDALALVAKLSRAFEPRRQELLAARVERAKRLDAGEQPDFLPETRHIREGDWKIAPIPKALECRRVEITGPVERKMVINAFNSGADSYMTDFEDSNTPNWDNQITGQINMRDAVRRTISLEQNGKSYKLNDKIATLVVRPRGWHLDEKHVLVDGKRISGGIFDFALFLFHNAKEQLARGAGPYFYLPKMESHLEARLWNDIFVMAQNEIGLAQGTIKATVLIETIVAAFEMDEILYELREHSSGLNAGRWDYIFSCIKKFKNDKDFCLADRAKVTMTAPFMRSYALLLLKTCHKRNAPAIGGMAALIPIKNDPEKNEIAMGGVRNDKARDATDGYDGGWVAHPGLVDLAMTEFKKVLGDAPNQISKQRPDIEVSAKDLLNFQPETPITEAGLRYNINVGIHYLGAWLAGNGCVPIHNLMEDAATAEISRSQVWQWIRSAKGNLEDGRKVTADMVRAMIPEELAKVKEVAGTGPTYDRAAQIFEEMSTSEDFAEFLTLPLYEEI
- a CDS encoding haloacid dehalogenase type II, giving the protein MTISAIAFDAYGTLFDVYSISELADKLFPGKGRALAELWRDKQIEYTRLRTMCSMYKPFWEVTQDALIFCCQKLDLDLTLDAQNSLMGQYARLKAFPENLPVLQALQAQDMKMSILSNGNLHMLQSAVDAAGMQGIFSHLLSVEVVKKFKTAPEAYQMAPDVYGVPAKNILFVSSNCWDACCATWFGYTTFWVNRQNAPLEQLGVTPHGVGHTLKDLIPFIAKHRN
- a CDS encoding LysR family transcriptional regulator → MDQFKQISTFAEVATRGSLSAAARAEGVAPAMIGRRLDALEERLGVKLLQRTTRKLALTNEGEAFLEDCQRILADLEAAEGAVSERSARASGTLTISAPAGFGRQHVAPLMPSFLSEHRDVKLTLSLNDRVVDLIGEGIDVAIRIAALTDSNLIGVKLADNKRVVVASPAYIKRHGTPNTLDELSRHNCLAFSADGSQRGWTFRQNGKNVTLKVEGNMVCNDGEVLHDWALSGKGLAWRSMWEVGAEIESGKLVTVLDEFNAPGNDIYAIFAQRRHLPLRIRAFIDFLRHAYSQPDYWQKS
- a CDS encoding methyl-accepting chemotaxis protein — protein: MFNLTIRLRLIGAMAFMAIMLVIGGLMGVYGVRNSNAVIKEIFTNQLPSVEALGQSRVFILRARTSLDRAIGHPEFPDTAETIKRSEEYLKQSEDYWKKYLALPQDTEEKKISDEVAALRDKYINSAHLPMLNAIKAGNKEEADNINMKIVPPAYSAYSDQMDKLSDYQFAGAANSLKDSERAFTTFLWVDILGVIGGLVAVFISAYFLLAAISHPLKLAISQFEAIGNGDLTQQLKPTSRDEMGQLVTALENMRQSLMQTVTMVRQSSGSIAVSSEEIATGNMDLSSRTEQQAASLEETASSMEELTSTVQQNADNARQANTLASNASEVASKGGQVVGDVVHTMSSIKESSKKIVDIIGVIDGIAFQTNILALNAAVEAARAGEQGRGFAVVATEVRNLAQRSANAAKEIKELISNSVDKVEVGSRLVDDAGKTMDEIVVSIKNVADIMAEITSASAEQRDGINQVSLAIGKMDEATQQNAALVEQAAAAASSMRDQANNLNHAVSIFKIDANDAGDNSGKPAVVSPAKAVIRDNPVTKRSAVKSLPAATPATPKKTAKPAASAAQDDWEEF